A genome region from Cucurbita pepo subsp. pepo cultivar mu-cu-16 chromosome LG02, ASM280686v2, whole genome shotgun sequence includes the following:
- the LOC111789051 gene encoding uncharacterized protein LOC111789051, whose translation MILTIGVAFVVSFIGLIYVAFLKPPPSKICGSPNGPRVSSPRIKLNDGRHLAYKEFGVSKEKAQYKVIVCHGLRSCKDMDLPISQELMEELKLYLVIYDRAGHCESDPYPSRSIKTDTFDIQEVADKLELGTKFYVIGFSAGTYPVWGCVKYIPHRLLGAALVVPPVNFWWPSFPSALSQRLFMKLPQSYKRTYWIAYYTPWLMYWWMTQRWFENFNIRRMLCDSDLAILKRIEEHPKQNRCNPVQQGEYECNIRDLLCNFGKWEFDPMELSNPFHDNEGRVHMWQGCEDYVVPIELNRFIAQKLPWIQYHELPNNGHLLVHEAHNFEVILRALLV comes from the exons ATGATTCTAACCATAGGAGTAGCATTTGTAGTGAGTTTTATTGGATTGATTTATGTAGCATTTTTGAAGCCTCCACCTTCGAAAATATGTGGATCACCGAATGGCCCTCGAGTGTCTTCACCTCGAATAAAACTCAACGATGGAAGACACTTGGCCTACAAAGAATTTGGAGTTTCCAAGGAAAAGGCTCAATACAAAGTCATTGTTTGTCATGGCCTTCGTAGCTGCAAAGATATGGATTTGCCGATCTCTCAA gaaCTAATGGAGGAGCTTAAGTTGTACTTAGTAATCTACGATAGAGCGGGTCATTGTGAGAGTGACCCATATCCATCACGCTCAATAAAGACTGATACCTTCGACATTCAAGAAGTAGCTGACAAGTTGGAACTTGGCAcaaaattttatgtaattgGATTTTCGGCGGGAACATACCCTGTTTGGGGTTGTGTGAAATACATTCCGCAtag ACTTCTAGGAGCTGCTCTAGTTGTTCCACCCGTGAATTTTTGGTGgccttcttttccttctgctttATCACAACGTTTATTTATGAAGCTTCCTCAATCTTATAAACGTACGTATTGGATTGCATATTACACACCTTGGTTGATGTATTGGTGGATGACACAGAGATGGTTTGAAAACTTTAATATTAGAAGAATGCTGTGTGATTCTGATTTAGCCATACTAAAGAGAATTGAGGAACACCCAAAACAG AATCGGTGTAACCCGGTACAACAAGGAGAATATGAATGCAACATAAGAGACTTATTGTgtaattttggaaaatggGAGTTTGATCCCATGGAGTTGAGCAATCCATTTCATGATAATGAAGGCCGTGTTCATATGTGGCAAGGTTGTGAAGACTATGTAGTTCCTATTGAATTGAATCGTTTTATAGCTCAAAAACTTCCATGGATTCAATATCATGAGCTTCCTAATAATGGGCATCTATTAGTTCATGAAGCTCATAACTTTGAAGTCATACTAAGGGCACTTCTcgtttaa